From Excalfactoria chinensis isolate bCotChi1 chromosome 4, bCotChi1.hap2, whole genome shotgun sequence, one genomic window encodes:
- the LOC140251733 gene encoding uncharacterized protein has protein sequence MEGENMLFDLLEKHASRPSLTGLDWARENWHNLQAVSDRICVLQHGARTRAGKGKSFICAVLGAALKAAVEFRDQQLKAENQTIQSLQETVKATQELVKALQNQIGNLEEQLNREKHNSVLLQTAFKEILSYKDTDDTVIHSAPQEKIYPQEELRETKESFDNETPVAPLRPLIKTEYTFDNGEDLDPQMNVKEIPFSATELAKLKKDFSRSPRESETEYVWRVSLTGGDQIMLTEKEAEGYWGPGVFLTTGNNRAPWSLTQRAAYWAGGLNPLERGDPLAINGTVDQLVESVQKAACLQMMYDRKLQPRHESPMMMPVDPERMTPLIRGLPESLKPIGIQLQGKIQAMSQGERARAALEGASTSGSLQSGFKVWTWGEVAQELINYERKFGPVASTSKFEPKGVRLAAATLAPRPPSPKLNRMEKVSLPVRTGRRNIAHKRNRLWTLGLQKGIPRDLMNGLSTDRLEMLVTSWPTKLETPVPSVPPPQLQKRYLRNWETNSFTLLK, from the coding sequence ATGGAAGgtgaaaatatgttgtttgaTTTGCTAGAAAAGCATGCGTCTAGGCCATCGTTAACAGGGTTGGACTGGGCACGAGAAAATTGGCATAATTTGCAGGCTGTTTCGGACCGCATTTGTGTTTTGCAACATGGGGCTCGTACCCGAGCTGGGAAAggcaaatcatttatttgtgcGGTACTCggtgctgctttaaaagcagccgtGGAGTTCCGAGACCAGCAGCTTAAGGCGGAAAACCAGACAATACAGTCGTTACAAGAAACGGTTAAAGCAACACAGGAGCTCGTAAAAGCTCTGCAAAACCAAATTGGAAATCTAGAAGAACAACTGAATAGAGAAAAGCATAATTCGGTGTTGTTACAAACGGCTTTTAAGGAAATTTTATCATATAAAGATACGGATGACACTGTTATCCACAGTGCACCACAAGAGAAAATCTATCCTCAGGAGGAattgagagaaacaaaagaaagctttgataATGAAACCCCAGTAGCCCCTCTGCGTCCTCttataaaaactgaatataCCTTCGATAATGGTGAGGACCTTGATcctcaaatgaatgttaaagaaatccCTTTCTCAGCTACTGAACTAGCTAAAttaaaaaaggattttagccGGTCTCCAAGAGAATCTGAAACGGAGTATGTATGGAGAGTCAGTCTAactggtggagaccaaataatgCTAAccgaaaaggaggctgagggttaTTGGGGgccaggagtatttttaactacCGGCAACAATCGTGCTCCCTGGTCCCtaacacagagggctgcttACTGGGCTGGTGGTCTCAACCCTTTAGAAAGGGGAGACCCTCTTGCTATTAATGGGACAGTGGATCAATTGGTTGAAAGTGTTCAAAAGGCTGCCTGTCTGCAAATGATGTATGACAGGAAATTGCAGCCACGGCACGAATCCCCCATGATGATGCCTGTTGATCCTGAAAGGATGACTCCTTTAATTAGGGGGCTTCCAGAATCGCTGAAACCTATTGGTATACAGTTACAAGGTAAAATACAGGCCATGTCCCAGGGAGAGAGAGCTCGAGCTGCTTTAGAAGGAGCTAGTACTTCAGGCTCTTTACAGTCTGGTTTTAAGGTatggacatggggggaggtTGCCCAAGAGTTGATTAATTATGAAAGGAAATTTGGGCCCGTGGCTTCTACCAGTAAATTTGAGCCAAAGGGAGTAAGGCTTGCAGCAGCCACCCTTGCTCCTAGGCCACCTAGCCCGAAACTTAATAGAATGGAAAAGGTTTCATTGCCAGTAAGAACAGGTAGGCGAAACATTGCTCACAAACGTAATAGACTATGGACCCTGGGCCTGCAAAAGGGTATTCCTCGAGATCTAATGAATGGACTATCAACAGATAGGCTCGAGATGCTGGTGACCAGTTGGCCGACTAAACTTGAGACCCCAGTTCCTAGTGTCCCCCCCCCACAGTTACAGAAGAGATACCTGAGAAATTGGGAAACTAATTCCTTCACCCTCCTCAAGTGA